A genomic stretch from Selenomonadales bacterium includes:
- the murI gene encoding glutamate racemase, translating to MPRANGPIGVFDSGVGGLTVVKELRRQMPQEDILYLGDTARMPYGCKTIPEIIEFMHEILTFMQKRGVKIAVFACNTMTAHGYHLAVGKYPFPLVGMDKGIAEALSRSTAKKVGVMATRATIASGSHEAALKALSCEAEIYPTPCPRFVPLIEDGHIDDELVEEAVREVALPMQEAGVDALVLGCTHYPYIAGAIRRVLGDKVALVDPAEATAREAKRVLAEHGLLKQDGVGKAELCFTANLDKSEELAHLIIEGENVIFKKVQLPSREESMTEK from the coding sequence TTGCCTAGAGCAAACGGACCGATCGGGGTCTTTGATTCGGGGGTCGGCGGTCTGACTGTAGTGAAGGAATTGCGCCGACAGATGCCGCAGGAAGATATCCTGTATTTGGGCGATACGGCACGTATGCCGTATGGCTGTAAGACGATTCCCGAAATTATTGAATTTATGCATGAGATATTGACGTTTATGCAAAAACGCGGTGTGAAGATCGCGGTATTTGCTTGCAATACGATGACGGCGCATGGTTATCACCTGGCTGTCGGTAAGTATCCGTTTCCGCTTGTCGGAATGGATAAGGGGATCGCAGAAGCATTGAGCCGTTCGACGGCGAAGAAAGTCGGAGTGATGGCGACACGTGCTACGATCGCCAGCGGTTCGCATGAGGCTGCGCTGAAAGCACTGTCTTGTGAGGCTGAAATATATCCGACACCTTGTCCGAGATTCGTTCCGCTCATTGAAGACGGTCACATCGACGATGAGCTGGTAGAAGAAGCTGTTCGCGAAGTTGCACTTCCAATGCAGGAGGCAGGCGTTGATGCGCTCGTGCTTGGGTGTACGCATTATCCGTACATTGCAGGTGCGATCCGTCGTGTGCTCGGTGATAAGGTAGCACTCGTTGATCCTGCCGAGGCAACGGCACGTGAGGCGAAGCGTGTATTGGCAGAACACGGTCTTCTCAAACAAGACGGTGTCGGGAAAGCCGAGCTTTGTTTCACGGCGAATCTTGATAAGAGCGAAGAGTTGGCGCATCTTATCATTGAGGGTGAAAATGTGATCTTTAAAAAAGTACAATTGCCGTCACGCGAAGAAAGCATGACGGAAAAATAA
- a CDS encoding acyl-CoA thioesterase has translation MVEIRDRVRFVETDAMGVVHHANYLRWFEMGRVAYLKEADVYLNPLMEEGIVFPITDVSCKYRSSGRFDDEIAIETIAEAITPVKMVFTYTIRRLSDDAVLATGRTQNVFTNKEGKIIRLPAKYYDKLAQLAALDKAER, from the coding sequence TTGGTTGAGATTAGAGATCGTGTTCGCTTTGTGGAAACAGATGCGATGGGTGTGGTGCATCATGCCAATTATCTGCGTTGGTTCGAGATGGGGCGCGTTGCCTATTTGAAAGAAGCAGATGTTTATTTGAATCCGTTGATGGAAGAAGGTATCGTGTTTCCGATCACGGATGTCAGTTGTAAATATCGTTCGTCGGGACGGTTTGATGATGAGATTGCGATCGAGACGATCGCCGAAGCGATTACGCCCGTAAAGATGGTGTTTACGTATACAATACGCCGTCTGTCTGACGATGCGGTGTTGGCGACAGGCCGTACACAGAATGTATTTACAAATAAGGAAGGCAAGATCATTCGATTGCCTGCCAAATATTATGACAAGCTGGCACAGCTTGCCGCACTTGATAAGGCAGAACGTTAG
- a CDS encoding DUF4405 domain-containing protein: protein MKRVKWQVGIDILLLISMLAVLVTGYILDFHLVERPGRGIVKRIHIYGGYAATVLVILHVIEHTKILLNKMRIMNR, encoded by the coding sequence ATGAAGCGAGTAAAATGGCAGGTCGGAATCGATATATTGCTTCTGATATCAATGCTTGCGGTGTTGGTGACGGGATATATCCTTGACTTTCATTTGGTGGAACGCCCCGGTCGCGGTATCGTCAAACGGATCCATATTTACGGTGGGTATGCGGCGACTGTACTGGTTATTTTGCATGTGATCGAGCACACGAAGATACTGCTGAATAAGATGCGCATTATGAACAGATAA